The following are from one region of the Leishmania major strain Friedlin complete genome, chromosome 22 genome:
- a CDS encoding putative phosphoinositide-specific phospholipase C, translating to MLHCSREEVGELLIDSCKRSVGTSVELDTLLSNKNTSKVAPDATAATIMQVRMMYGKDDSGDLSYAEMTRLVEGLSSSKDLTERILKPFEDDNRHTIAFSEFAKVYSNAVSFKELGYVFQDLAGGQQTISRDTFASFVCDIQDEDWDAETLNEKLALMGCVGIDGITENNFVGYIMSPYFDFAMEKKLTGVYQDMDQIMCCYFISSSHNTYLTGDQLTSKSSAQMYKKGASRRVPVREAICRNGPHGEPIVCHGYTRTSCIAFEECVKMIRQYAFTASAYLVILSLGVHTSVEQQDKMAEILEEGLGSLLFWPPWGSNEKPTMAFSPNNLKNKILVKAKRGDFPAREPRVDKDDDATETDSMASTNNADYLKMKEARRKAGKDEVRVSAKLSAIVSIESSKYQGVKDLSYLKDKQPHHCSSYSERKGKAIVREAHNALVCINDTCLSRVFPAGSRIDSSNYRPLLYWVSGCQMVAINWQSSDTFGWRLNGCIFLDSGCCGYLLKPDYLRPVTCPDVAVPEYLRSLTVEVIWGFALPSAKQARGCRPVCDSFPRGP from the exons atgcTGCACTGCAGCAGGGAAGAGGTGGGCGAACTTCTAATCGATTCTTGCAAACGCAGCGTGGGCACAAGCGTCGAGCTCGACACGCTCCTGTCGAACAAAAACACATCAAAGGTGGCGCCAGATGCTACGGCTGCCACGATCATGCAGGTGAGGATGATGTACGGCAAGGACGATAGCGGCGATTTGAGCTACGCCGAGATGACGCGTCTGGTCGAGGGGCTCAGCTCTTCGAAGGACTTGACAGAACGAATCTTGAAGCCCTTCGAGGACGACAATCGCCACACCATCGCCTTTTCCGAGTTTGCGAAGGTGTACTCGAACGCCGTGAGTTTCAAGGAGCTCGGCTACGTCTTCCAGGATTTGGCAGGTGGTCAGCAGACCATCTCTCGAGACACCTTCGCCAGCTTTGTCTGCGACATCCAAGATGAGGACTGGGATGCCGAGACTCTCAACGAGAAGCTCGCTCTTATGGGCTGCGTCGGCATCGACGGCATCACCGAGAACAACTTCGTCGGGTACATTATGAGTCCCTACTTCGACTTCGCGATGGAGAAGAAGCTGACGGGCGTCTACCAGGACATGGACCAGATCATGTGCTGCTACTTCATCAGCTCCTCACACAACACGTACCTCACCGGGGACCAGCTCACGAGCAAATCCTCCGCCCAGATGTACAAAAAAGGTGCTTCTCGACGGGTGCCGGTGCGCGAAGCT ATTTGCCGGAACGGCCCTCACGGCGAGCCGATTGTGTGCCACGGCTACACCCGCACTTCCTGTATAGCCTTCGAAGAGTGCGTTAAGATGATTCGTCAGTACGCCTTCACCGCTTCCGCATACCTCGTGATACTCTCGCTGGGGGTTCACACTtcggtggagcagcaggaTAAGATGGCGGAGATTCTAGAAGAAGGGCTGGGCTCGCTGCTCTTCTGGCCTCCGTGGGGCTCCAACGAGAAGCCCACCATGGCCTTTTCGCCCAACAACTTGAAGAACAAAATCCTCGTGAAAGCCAAGCGCGGCGACTTCCCAGCCCGCGAGCCTCGCGTCGACAAAGACGACGATGCAACCGAGACGGACTCGATGGCCAGCACAAACAACGCCGACTACCTGAAAATGAAGGAGGCTCGCAGGAAGGCCGGGAAGGACGAGGTCCGGGTGTCAGCGAAGCTGTCTGCCATCGTCTCCATCGAGTCCAGCAAGTACCAGGGCGTCAAGGACTTATCATACCTGAAGGAcaagcagccgcaccactgCTCTTCGTActcagagaggaaggggaaggCCATCGTCCGCGAGGCCCACAACGCGCTGGTGTGCATCAACGACACGTGCCTTAGCCGCGTCTTCCCTGCTGGCTCGCGCATCGACAGCAGCAACTACAGGCCGCTGCTTTACTGGGTGTCTGGATGCCAGATGGTGGCCATCAATTGGCAGTCCAGCGATACCTTCGGCTGGCGCCTCAACGGCTGCATTTTCCTCgacagcggctgctgcgg